One Alphaproteobacteria bacterium genomic region harbors:
- a CDS encoding tail fiber protein, which translates to MTVSSSTSKVIGTGNDATTSWPFTFAVLDETHLTVVYTDAEGADSTLDPSVYTVALNADQAANPGGTVTYAPAIATGTLLTILRVVPYTQATDIKNQGGFYPEVIERALDLLAMQLQQVREQQGRALKLSPSQAAIGDLNATDADRASKFVGFDPDGELALYSGVTESGAVSLAMAPVVAAATLALAREAMGVPAAEDVPTLAGDNEFTGNNVFTEPVVVPSPTAGDQAIPADDVYYHVPSGYIVAWPTSDIPAAFLLCDGSAVSRATYPYLFDALVTDPGFTAQTFTVTIASPGVVTKTSHGFTGGERLRLSTTGALPTGLTAGNEYFVIYVDADTFRLATTEANAAAGTAINTSGGQSGTHSYTRSLYGLGDGSTTFNLPDLRNLFPRGKAASGRALGSYEADDNKAHAHGTGVSYGVSGSAGLQVGANASNNGELTVASVGSEARPKNRALNWIIKT; encoded by the coding sequence ATGACCGTATCGTCCAGCACATCGAAAGTCATCGGCACCGGAAACGACGCCACCACGTCGTGGCCGTTCACTTTTGCGGTGCTCGACGAGACGCACCTCACCGTCGTGTACACCGACGCGGAGGGCGCCGACTCGACGCTCGATCCCAGCGTCTACACCGTCGCGCTCAACGCCGACCAGGCGGCCAACCCGGGCGGCACGGTGACCTACGCCCCGGCGATCGCCACCGGCACGCTGCTGACGATCCTGCGCGTGGTGCCCTATACGCAGGCGACGGACATCAAGAATCAGGGCGGGTTCTATCCCGAGGTTATTGAGCGCGCGCTGGATCTGCTGGCGATGCAGCTGCAGCAGGTGCGCGAGCAACAGGGCCGGGCGCTCAAGCTCTCGCCGTCGCAGGCCGCCATCGGCGATCTCAATGCGACGGACGCCGACCGGGCCAGCAAGTTCGTCGGCTTCGATCCGGACGGCGAGTTGGCGCTCTACAGCGGCGTGACCGAGTCGGGCGCCGTGTCGCTGGCTATGGCGCCGGTGGTGGCCGCGGCGACGCTGGCGCTGGCTCGGGAGGCGATGGGCGTGCCAGCCGCGGAAGACGTGCCGACGCTGGCCGGCGACAACGAGTTCACCGGCAACAACGTCTTCACCGAGCCCGTCGTGGTGCCGTCGCCGACCGCCGGCGACCAGGCCATCCCGGCCGACGACGTCTACTACCACGTTCCCTCGGGCTACATCGTCGCCTGGCCGACGAGCGACATCCCTGCCGCCTTCCTGCTGTGCGACGGCTCGGCGGTGTCGCGCGCCACCTACCCCTACCTGTTCGACGCGCTGGTGACGGATCCCGGCTTCACGGCGCAGACCTTCACCGTGACCATCGCCTCGCCCGGGGTCGTCACCAAGACCAGCCACGGCTTCACCGGCGGCGAGCGGCTGCGGCTGTCGACCACCGGCGCGCTGCCGACCGGCCTGACGGCGGGCAACGAATATTTCGTCATCTATGTCGACGCCGACACCTTCCGGCTGGCGACGACGGAAGCCAACGCGGCGGCCGGGACGGCGATCAACACCTCGGGCGGCCAGAGCGGCACGCACTCCTACACGCGATCGCTCTACGGCCTGGGCGACGGCTCGACCACCTTCAACCTGCCCGACCTGCGCAACCTCTTCCCGCGCGGCAAGGCGGCCAGCGGCCGGGCGCTGGGCAGCTACGAGGCCGACGACAACAAGGCGCACGCGCACGGCACGGGCGTGTCCTACGGCGTCAGCGGCAGCGCGGGCCTGCAGGTCGGCGCCAACGCCAGCAACAACGGCGAGCTGACGGTGGCGAGTGTCGGCAGCGAGGCCCGCCCCAAGAACCGCGCGCTGAACTGGATCATCAAGACATGA
- a CDS encoding transglycosylase SLT domain-containing protein has product MAAGIRIAPYQPAGVSPQPVPGGGYQNINAGAGDFGQGAGAGLEKLGAQGRQMSRELRDMLLEEAARDNEAAAYDVERQFRGEVTRLMADPANGFLAQRGRDAIDRFKGTFDELEKLRAKYTALGRNEDQKRMIDRIVGAHFDSTLQTMNDHTRTQRQAWQTATFTARADDALRDGAAATDDKQFLIALTVGEQAVMQANAHLGDEVAKAQARKYRGAMFKAQLEGRLPTDPDGAAAWYAKHRAQFDPLDTDRLDALVKASVENRAALRFGQSLRDGGSAGGVYTVPSQFAPDVDAAAAKHGVPKALLASTIWNESRWNPNARNRNDQGPGVDSVGLGQWGEQWARARGFDPKDPKASIEHTAQAMKQYADKYGGNWLLARLAYGWGPGNVDKWLAAGGDPEKIPDGAKVWLPRTAFGIADDREARAAFPRIADKLKPGQPGMEDQPVARTTAGPPPEPRRADYLARVDALGIADPQERQKYVGVAEAEFGRAHALWKERMDKALDDAVAWVGANPGQALEAMPAAMWLALDPKQQASIRDLSKKVAKGTDTDDDEAYYALHRMATSDNANERAAFAALNLLTFRAKLSKSSFDKFVGMQGDIRKGDPDGNITGERTLRQMQDDALRGVLGLDPTPKKGTDAAKRVAAFRRAVDFEVARSTREKGKKLTLEETQAIVDRLAKPVSGTSGFFGSDKARFEVTVDKVPREMVATWDKVFAAEKVAGVTDDLKVAMFAATQMEPDLRSKPEVVAQLVGSLRRQGKPVTEVSIVNAWRIANQVRARSTVEVPSPDAPPPVQPHELGAVILPPPDAPPPVTSRDYGQRTGIERAVQRWWDRGLGEVFKPIEKKK; this is encoded by the coding sequence ATGGCCGCCGGCATCCGCATCGCCCCCTACCAGCCGGCCGGCGTGTCGCCGCAGCCGGTGCCCGGTGGTGGCTACCAGAACATCAACGCTGGCGCCGGTGACTTTGGGCAGGGCGCGGGCGCGGGGCTGGAGAAGCTGGGCGCTCAGGGCCGGCAGATGTCGCGGGAGTTGCGCGACATGCTGCTCGAGGAAGCGGCGCGCGACAATGAGGCCGCCGCCTACGACGTGGAGCGCCAGTTCCGCGGCGAGGTCACGCGTCTGATGGCGGATCCCGCGAACGGGTTCCTTGCCCAGCGCGGCCGCGACGCCATCGATCGCTTCAAGGGCACGTTCGACGAGCTGGAGAAGCTGCGGGCCAAGTACACGGCGCTTGGCCGCAACGAAGACCAGAAGCGCATGATCGACCGCATCGTCGGCGCGCACTTCGACTCGACGCTGCAGACGATGAACGACCACACCCGCACGCAGCGGCAGGCGTGGCAGACGGCAACCTTCACGGCGCGGGCCGATGATGCGCTGCGCGACGGCGCGGCGGCGACCGATGACAAGCAATTCCTGATCGCCCTGACGGTCGGCGAGCAGGCCGTGATGCAGGCCAATGCGCACCTGGGCGACGAGGTGGCGAAGGCGCAGGCGCGGAAGTATCGCGGCGCCATGTTCAAGGCGCAGCTTGAGGGCCGCCTGCCGACCGATCCCGACGGCGCGGCGGCGTGGTACGCCAAGCACCGTGCGCAGTTCGACCCGCTCGACACAGACCGGCTCGACGCGCTGGTGAAGGCGTCGGTGGAAAATCGAGCGGCGCTGCGCTTCGGCCAGAGCCTGCGGGACGGCGGGAGCGCGGGCGGCGTCTACACCGTGCCGTCGCAGTTCGCCCCCGACGTGGATGCGGCGGCGGCCAAGCACGGCGTGCCCAAGGCGCTGCTGGCGTCAACCATCTGGAACGAGTCGCGCTGGAACCCCAACGCGCGCAACCGCAACGACCAGGGGCCGGGCGTCGATTCGGTCGGGCTGGGTCAGTGGGGCGAGCAATGGGCGCGCGCCCGGGGCTTCGATCCGAAGGATCCCAAGGCGTCGATCGAGCACACGGCGCAGGCCATGAAGCAGTACGCCGACAAGTACGGCGGCAACTGGCTGCTGGCGCGGCTGGCCTATGGCTGGGGGCCGGGCAACGTCGACAAGTGGCTGGCCGCTGGTGGCGATCCCGAGAAGATCCCCGACGGCGCCAAGGTGTGGCTGCCGCGCACCGCCTTCGGCATCGCCGACGATCGCGAGGCGCGCGCCGCCTTCCCGCGCATCGCCGACAAGCTGAAGCCCGGGCAGCCGGGCATGGAGGATCAGCCGGTGGCGCGGACCACGGCCGGTCCACCACCGGAACCTCGCCGCGCCGACTACCTCGCGCGCGTGGATGCGCTGGGCATCGCCGATCCGCAAGAGCGGCAGAAGTACGTCGGCGTGGCGGAAGCCGAGTTCGGCCGCGCGCACGCGCTGTGGAAGGAGCGCATGGACAAGGCGCTCGACGACGCGGTGGCGTGGGTCGGCGCCAATCCGGGGCAGGCGCTGGAGGCCATGCCGGCGGCGATGTGGCTGGCGCTCGATCCGAAGCAACAGGCGAGCATCAGGGACCTCTCGAAGAAGGTCGCCAAGGGCACCGACACCGACGACGACGAGGCCTACTACGCGCTGCATCGCATGGCGACCTCGGACAACGCCAATGAGCGGGCCGCGTTCGCCGCGCTCAACCTGCTGACGTTCCGGGCCAAGCTGTCCAAGTCGAGCTTCGACAAGTTCGTCGGCATGCAGGGCGACATCCGCAAGGGCGATCCCGACGGCAACATCACCGGCGAGCGCACCCTGCGGCAGATGCAGGACGACGCCCTGCGCGGCGTGCTGGGCCTCGACCCGACGCCAAAGAAAGGCACCGACGCCGCCAAGAGGGTGGCCGCCTTCCGCCGCGCCGTGGATTTCGAAGTGGCGCGCTCGACCCGCGAGAAGGGCAAGAAGCTGACGCTGGAGGAGACGCAGGCGATCGTCGACCGCCTGGCCAAGCCGGTCAGCGGCACCAGCGGCTTCTTCGGCAGCGACAAGGCGCGCTTCGAGGTCACGGTCGACAAGGTGCCGCGCGAGATGGTCGCCACCTGGGACAAGGTCTTTGCCGCCGAGAAGGTCGCCGGCGTCACGGACGATCTCAAGGTGGCGATGTTCGCGGCGACGCAGATGGAGCCGGACCTGAGGAGCAAGCCGGAGGTCGTGGCGCAGCTCGTCGGATCGCTGCGCCGGCAGGGCAAGCCGGTCACGGAAGTCTCCATCGTCAACGCCTGGCGCATCGCCAATCAGGTGCGCGCCCGTTCGACTGTCGAGGTTCCGTCGCCCGACGCGCCGCCGCCAGTGCAGCCGCATGAGCTGGGCGCGGTCATCCTGCCGCCGCCGGACGCGCCGCCGCCCGTGACCAGCCGCGACTACGGCCAGCGCACAGGCATCGAGCGCGCGGTGCAGCGGTGGTGGGACAGGGGCCTCGGCGAGGTCTTCAAGCCGATCGAGAAGAAGAAATGA